CCCTCCGCGATCCCGAGAAGCGCAAGGCCTACGACAGCCTGCGTGCGCGCGGCTATCGGCCGGGCGATGACGTACAGCCACCGCCTGGCGGTTTCGGCGCAGGCCAGGACGGCTTCGACTTCGACGAGATATTCGCCGGCGGCGCGGGCGCCGGCTTCAGCGATTTCTTCGAACAGATGTTCGGGCGTCGCGCAGGCGCAGGTGCTGGCTATACCGGCCGCGGGCCCGCGCAACCGCGCGGTGACACGCGCGCGCGACTGGCGGTGCCCCTGGAGACCATCTACCGCGGCGACAGCGTCCGCGTGCCGGTGCTGGGAAAGACGTTCGACGTCAGGATTCCCCGTGGCATCCGCCAGGGACAGGTCGTGCGCCTGCCGCGCCAGGGACAGCACGGTGGCGACCTGCTGCTGGAGATCGAGTACGCAGCGCACCCGGAATTCGAAGTCGATGGTCGCAACGTGATCCACACCCTGCCGATCGCGCCGTGGGACGCCGCGCTGGGCGCGACGGTC
The genomic region above belongs to Luteimonas chenhongjianii and contains:
- a CDS encoding DnaJ C-terminal domain-containing protein, which codes for MQFKDYYEILGVEPNAGDAEIKTAYRRLARKYHPDVSKEPDAENHFKSVNEAYEALRDPEKRKAYDSLRARGYRPGDDVQPPPGGFGAGQDGFDFDEIFAGGAGAGFSDFFEQMFGRRAGAGAGYTGRGPAQPRGDTRARLAVPLETIYRGDSVRVPVLGKTFDVRIPRGIRQGQVVRLPRQGQHGGDLLLEIEYAAHPEFEVDGRNVIHTLPIAPWDAALGATVSVATLGGRVELKIPAGSEAGRKLRLRGRGLPGTGGAPAGDQIVELEIQAPLARDERQIAAYEALRDAFAATVD